In Rhodothermales bacterium, one DNA window encodes the following:
- a CDS encoding DnaJ C-terminal domain-containing protein, which translates to MAERPDYYQILGLDEHAPAEAIKKAYRACARAHHPDRHPDDAKAAERFKGVTEAYDVLSDPARRQQYDLLRQHPLNTFGRFPTAADFGPPPGPTPRRASLQIRLSFEQALRGGKAKVHLPDGRPLHVPIPRGVRDGLRLRLRNEHPGASEPDALFVTFRVALSPRFQRSGDHLLTRETISVFDALFGTERRIENAYGQPVALPIPPGTQPGERLRLSGQGVATDAHTGDLFVDIAVTIPRDLTDEQHERLRAAAEEAGLL; encoded by the coding sequence ATGGCGGAGCGACCCGACTATTACCAGATTCTCGGCCTCGACGAGCACGCCCCGGCCGAGGCGATCAAGAAGGCGTATCGCGCGTGCGCCCGCGCCCATCACCCGGACCGTCACCCCGATGATGCGAAGGCGGCCGAGCGGTTCAAGGGCGTGACGGAGGCGTACGACGTGCTTTCCGATCCGGCCCGCCGCCAGCAGTACGACCTCCTCCGCCAGCACCCGCTCAACACGTTCGGCCGGTTTCCGACCGCCGCCGACTTCGGCCCGCCTCCCGGGCCGACGCCGCGCCGTGCGAGCCTTCAGATCCGGCTCTCGTTCGAGCAGGCGCTGCGCGGCGGCAAAGCGAAGGTCCACCTGCCCGACGGCCGCCCCCTCCACGTCCCCATTCCGCGTGGCGTTCGCGACGGGCTCCGCCTCCGGCTCCGCAACGAGCACCCCGGCGCGTCCGAGCCCGACGCCCTTTTCGTCACGTTCCGCGTCGCCCTGAGCCCCCGGTTCCAGCGCAGCGGCGACCACCTGCTCACGAGGGAAACCATCTCGGTGTTCGACGCCCTCTTCGGCACGGAGCGGCGCATCGAGAACGCCTACGGCCAGCCGGTCGCGCTGCCGATCCCGCCGGGCACGCAGCCGGGCGAGCGGCTCCGCCTGTCCGGGCAGGGCGTTGCGACGGATGCGCACACCGGCGACCTCTTCGTCGACATCGCCGTGACGATCCCCCGCGACCTCACCGACGAACAGCACGAGCGGCTCCGCGCCGCGGCGGAGGAAGCTGGATTGCTGTAA